Proteins found in one Rickettsiales bacterium genomic segment:
- a CDS encoding response regulator transcription factor has protein sequence MKILLIEDDAQVQAYIVKGLKEAGHTVDVSSDGKEGLFLATTEEYDVIILDRMLPSLDGLTILKTLRGSENQTPVIILSALGEVDDRVKGLHAGGDDYLVKPFAFAELMARVEVLGRRNPQGGGNQVTALSVADLKVDLLSRKVIRATEAIDLQTREFSLLEYLLRHKGQIVTRTMLLEAVWDYHFDPQTNVIDVHISRLRKKIGDKEGKLIQTVRGAGYIIEN, from the coding sequence ATGAAAATATTACTGATTGAAGATGATGCACAAGTGCAAGCCTATATCGTAAAAGGGCTGAAGGAAGCGGGACATACCGTGGATGTATCCAGTGATGGCAAAGAGGGGCTGTTTCTGGCGACAACCGAAGAATATGATGTAATCATTCTAGACCGTATGCTGCCATCACTGGATGGTTTAACAATTTTAAAAACCTTGCGTGGATCAGAAAACCAAACCCCTGTCATCATTCTAAGCGCTTTAGGCGAAGTGGATGATCGCGTCAAAGGCCTGCATGCCGGCGGCGACGACTATCTGGTCAAACCCTTCGCTTTTGCCGAACTGATGGCACGGGTTGAAGTCTTAGGTAGGCGAAACCCACAGGGAGGTGGAAATCAAGTGACCGCGCTATCCGTCGCTGATTTGAAAGTTGATTTATTATCCCGAAAAGTCATACGGGCTACTGAAGCGATCGATTTACAAACCCGCGAGTTTAGTCTGTTGGAATATTTATTACGCCATAAAGGCCAGATTGTGACACGCACAATGCTATTAGAGGCGGTTTGGGATTATCACTTCGATCCGCAAACCAATGTGATCGATGTGCATATCAGCCGATTACGCAAGAAAATCGGCGATAAAGAAGGCAAACTTATTCAGACGGTGCGCGGTGCAGGCTACATCATCGAAAATTAA
- a CDS encoding saccharopine dehydrogenase NADP-binding domain-containing protein, with protein MRVLILGGYGVFGKRIAEALASEGNLTLIIAGRSVGKARRFADTLGVEAVYIDIYQNLKAALEEVNPHIIINCCGPFQGQDFTVFEQCMSQGIHYIDLADGRDYVAQFVQKDKQAKDGNMMAFTGASTVPAISSAIIDSLLETDFSEIHVLDYGVTPGNQTERGVATVAAILSYVGKSFLTLVEGEKNSIWGWQDLKRVTYPFIGKRWMANCDIPDLDFFQARYPTLKTIRFFAGLELSILHLGLWLVSWPVRWRWLSSLTPFASLCRTISLWFYPLGSQNGGMHLHAKGIDRENRAKAVQWYLIAKEGHGPYIPATPAVIITKKIASGELKDRGAYAAVGFMSKDELMAQWQALNIREVKHEAAL; from the coding sequence ATGAGAGTCTTGATTCTAGGCGGTTATGGGGTGTTTGGTAAGCGTATTGCTGAAGCGCTGGCGAGTGAAGGGAATCTGACACTCATTATTGCCGGGCGCAGTGTAGGGAAGGCGCGAAGGTTTGCTGATACGTTAGGCGTAGAGGCCGTTTATATCGATATCTATCAAAATCTAAAGGCGGCGTTGGAAGAGGTGAACCCTCACATTATCATCAATTGTTGTGGGCCATTCCAGGGGCAGGATTTTACCGTCTTTGAGCAATGCATGTCGCAGGGAATTCACTATATCGATTTAGCGGATGGCCGTGACTATGTGGCGCAGTTTGTGCAAAAAGATAAGCAAGCCAAAGACGGTAATATGATGGCTTTTACGGGTGCAAGTACGGTTCCGGCAATCTCCTCAGCGATTATCGATAGTTTGCTGGAAACGGATTTTTCCGAGATTCACGTACTGGATTATGGAGTGACGCCAGGTAATCAAACCGAACGCGGTGTCGCTACGGTGGCCGCGATCTTAAGTTATGTAGGTAAGTCTTTTTTGACTTTGGTCGAGGGAGAAAAAAACTCAATATGGGGCTGGCAGGACTTAAAGCGTGTGACCTATCCCTTTATAGGTAAACGCTGGATGGCGAATTGCGATATCCCTGATTTAGATTTTTTTCAAGCGCGGTACCCTACACTTAAAACAATCCGTTTCTTTGCCGGGTTAGAGCTGTCGATCTTACATTTAGGATTATGGTTAGTGTCGTGGCCCGTGCGCTGGCGATGGCTAAGCAGTTTAACGCCTTTTGCATCATTATGCCGTACTATTAGCCTATGGTTTTACCCATTGGGAAGTCAAAATGGCGGGATGCACCTGCATGCCAAAGGGATTGATCGGGAGAATCGAGCCAAAGCAGTTCAATGGTATCTCATTGCAAAGGAAGGGCATGGGCCGTATATCCCTGCAACGCCCGCTGTGATTATCACCAAGAAAATTGCTTCCGGGGAATTAAAAGATAGGGGGGCTTATGCTGCAGTTGGATTCATGAGTAAGGATGAATTGATGGCGCAATGGCAGGCGCTGAATATTCGCGAGGTCAAGCATGAAGCCGCTTTATAA
- a CDS encoding DUF4166 domain-containing protein encodes MKPLYKRILGDTYAQLPQAVQALHAYEGEALYRGHCDVERGSHGLSNFFANLLSLPKAGKAVEVAVKFSQQGEKEVWQRSFAGKPFKSVQWLQGGLLYERLNFTTLLFEVVANSECLSLNLKGVRVLGIPMLAFLRPNVVAQEHEVEGKFQFTIHTIVPIIGLLVAYKGTLEKVD; translated from the coding sequence ATGAAGCCGCTTTATAAACGAATTCTCGGCGATACCTATGCGCAACTTCCGCAAGCCGTGCAAGCGCTGCATGCCTATGAGGGGGAGGCGCTATATCGCGGGCATTGCGATGTAGAGCGTGGGAGTCATGGCCTATCAAATTTCTTCGCGAATTTGTTATCATTACCCAAAGCGGGGAAAGCGGTGGAGGTGGCAGTGAAGTTCTCTCAACAAGGCGAGAAGGAAGTTTGGCAGCGTAGTTTTGCAGGGAAACCGTTTAAGTCAGTGCAGTGGTTGCAGGGTGGGTTGCTCTATGAACGTTTGAATTTTACGACCTTGTTATTTGAGGTGGTTGCAAATTCTGAGTGCTTATCCTTGAACTTAAAGGGAGTGCGAGTTTTAGGCATACCCATGCTTGCATTTCTACGTCCCAATGTTGTGGCGCAGGAGCATGAGGTGGAGGGGAAGTTTCAATTTACTATTCATACCATTGTGCCGATTATCGGTTTGCTGGTCGCCTATAAAGGCACGTTAGAGAAGGTGGATTAG
- a CDS encoding type II toxin-antitoxin system RatA family toxin, with protein sequence MPKVSNKRTVNSPIADIFHAVLDVESYPKVLAFVREVKVLARTEGELTARVFVGLPALNFSYDCQITHATPELIEIVMIKGPFKRLNASWKFASLSEKQTEITYSLDSQFSNPLMEMTAGAIFASQLNQSIRAFEDYLRNV encoded by the coding sequence ATGCCCAAAGTTTCAAATAAGCGAACTGTCAATTCCCCCATTGCGGATATTTTTCATGCAGTGCTGGATGTGGAATCTTACCCAAAGGTTTTGGCGTTTGTGCGCGAGGTGAAGGTATTGGCTCGCACGGAAGGCGAGTTAACAGCGCGAGTCTTTGTCGGACTGCCAGCGCTTAACTTTTCCTATGATTGCCAGATTACTCATGCGACTCCTGAATTGATTGAGATCGTTATGATTAAGGGGCCATTTAAGCGGTTAAATGCGTCATGGAAATTTGCGTCGTTGAGTGAGAAGCAAACTGAGATTACCTATTCGCTTGATTCACAATTTAGCAACCCATTGATGGAAATGACGGCTGGCGCCATTTTCGCGAGTCAGTTGAACCAGTCGATTCGGGCGTTTGAAGATTATTTGCGTAACGTGTAA
- a CDS encoding NAD(P)/FAD-dependent oxidoreductase, with protein sequence MKNLKISIIGAGTAGLSAATFLQENGNHVTLYEKFEHPKPIGAGLLIQPTGLAVLAKLGLDQHIINTGSRIDRLYGKVAHKRSSTLEVHYRDFASHLFGVGTHRGNLFSALYEKAIATGVNIIPNSNITTVDDFQVADMIIDASGTGSVLRDQYADVKRDRSYPFGAVWSIVEIDTNVFQLDTLEQRYKRAYHMIGILPVGKSAKTGKELAAFFWSMKTKDYAAWREQDFREWQDYVISLWPETKSVVEQFTSHDDLMFANYRDVVLRKYYTDNIVFIGDSAHCTSPQLGQGANLALVDALVLSESIAESESVSQALMLYEKRRRKHINFYQTASRFLTPFFQSDSLFFAKLRFFTCDLTCKISITRRIAAQVLTGTKTGLFSSLNPGRWASDYTLRK encoded by the coding sequence ATGAAAAATTTGAAAATTTCGATTATCGGCGCAGGAACAGCGGGACTTTCTGCCGCAACTTTCCTTCAGGAAAATGGGAATCACGTCACCTTATATGAGAAATTTGAGCACCCGAAACCCATTGGTGCAGGGCTATTGATTCAACCCACCGGGCTTGCAGTATTGGCGAAACTCGGTTTAGATCAGCATATCATTAATACTGGCAGCCGAATTGACCGGCTCTATGGCAAAGTGGCGCATAAAAGATCTTCAACGCTAGAAGTGCATTACCGTGACTTTGCATCACATCTTTTCGGGGTTGGCACACACCGTGGCAACTTATTTTCAGCGCTTTATGAAAAAGCCATCGCTACGGGAGTCAACATTATCCCAAACAGCAACATCACGACGGTTGATGACTTTCAGGTCGCTGACATGATCATTGATGCAAGCGGAACGGGCTCAGTCCTGCGCGACCAATATGCAGATGTAAAGCGCGATAGGTCTTACCCCTTTGGTGCGGTTTGGTCGATTGTCGAAATTGACACAAACGTGTTTCAGCTTGATACCCTTGAACAACGCTATAAACGCGCCTACCATATGATTGGCATATTGCCGGTCGGGAAATCGGCAAAAACGGGCAAAGAATTAGCCGCTTTCTTTTGGAGCATGAAAACAAAAGACTATGCGGCATGGCGAGAGCAAGATTTTAGGGAGTGGCAAGATTATGTTATTTCCTTATGGCCAGAAACAAAATCGGTCGTGGAGCAATTCACCTCGCATGATGATCTCATGTTTGCCAATTACCGCGATGTTGTCTTGCGCAAATATTATACGGATAACATCGTCTTTATCGGTGACTCGGCCCATTGCACCAGCCCACAATTAGGGCAAGGTGCTAATTTAGCGCTGGTAGATGCGCTGGTGCTTTCCGAATCCATTGCCGAGTCTGAGTCGGTTTCACAAGCACTCATGCTCTATGAGAAACGCCGACGCAAACATATAAATTTTTACCAAACAGCCAGTCGCTTCTTAACGCCATTTTTCCAATCGGATAGTTTATTTTTCGCCAAGTTGCGGTTTTTTACTTGTGATTTGACCTGCAAAATTTCGATTACCCGCCGCATTGCCGCACAGGTACTAACGGGCACGAAAACAGGTTTATTCTCCAGCCTTAATCCAGGGAGATGGGCAAGCGATTACACGTTACGCAAATAA
- a CDS encoding GNVR domain-containing protein — translation MQNNTDTEYEFDALLYAKEFLATLHRKRKLVALCMVTCFMLGVFYITVTAPLYTATTSILIDPRQAAVMPDRLMQMMNFRENLILDSQIEVMHSSKLLEKAAERANIYKDLETSRNGLLHSFRGLLFGNEKAEKLLEKEKLKKATFQEFRDGLVVERVRRTYVLDISYTSHDRKKAQTLADLIADVYLEEELVTQYEASQRINTWLSEGVQKLRGNLNLAEQKIENYKSQKSIVDTSRVDSLTDQQLSELNRNLIIARTDTAHAKARYESLNALLEDDSPDKVIGNLTDNRVLNNLRSQYIDLSQRASKIKRDQGRDHQAYTNLESQLNDIKNLMTDEYTRVVQGHKNEYDIALSKQEKLQEELAAVTDISLSGQRDQIELRELQRGASSIQELYTKLLNNLNEQVQRQSAPFVQGRVISYAALPAYASWPNTPLVLILSIFLGATAGIGLIFLRERLDKYIRKAEELEKATQRTCLGMIPKVELHKDESKTLPLGTKTSHRDKNPSFNSDVFDTMTEMLDQQTGIVSEVMRTIQLAIKFSAPHEKTKAVSFVSAQPGEGKSTTSCFLAKHLATTGAKVALIDCDFRRPSLTKLLFPQAQSGFYELAHAMGGKDKKDFTAQIDAICHETNVANLSFIPAKGLSTPTTNLNLVASGQMDELIARLKPKFDVVLIDLPAIMNIADARAVAHSIDGFIFLAHWGQTNPNMVRKALLRSPEVAEKTVGSLLTQVDSEAVTLYGYYGYTEDVA, via the coding sequence ATGCAAAATAATACGGATACGGAATATGAATTTGATGCGCTGCTCTATGCAAAAGAATTCCTTGCCACTTTACACCGAAAACGCAAGTTGGTCGCTTTATGTATGGTCACCTGTTTTATGCTTGGCGTTTTTTACATTACGGTAACGGCTCCTCTTTACACCGCGACGACCTCCATTCTTATTGACCCACGTCAGGCGGCCGTTATGCCAGACCGGCTAATGCAAATGATGAATTTCCGAGAGAATTTGATTCTTGATAGTCAAATAGAAGTGATGCACTCAAGTAAATTGCTCGAAAAAGCCGCTGAACGTGCAAATATCTACAAAGATTTAGAAACATCACGCAATGGGTTACTCCACTCCTTCAGAGGTCTATTATTTGGCAATGAAAAAGCAGAAAAACTCCTTGAAAAAGAGAAATTGAAAAAAGCCACCTTTCAAGAATTTCGAGATGGTTTAGTGGTAGAGCGTGTCAGGCGCACTTACGTGCTGGATATTAGCTATACTTCGCATGACCGAAAGAAAGCACAGACACTGGCCGATCTTATCGCAGATGTTTATTTAGAAGAAGAGCTTGTCACACAATATGAAGCCTCACAACGCATCAATACATGGCTATCAGAAGGTGTCCAAAAATTACGCGGAAATCTAAATTTAGCAGAACAAAAAATTGAAAATTACAAATCGCAAAAAAGTATTGTCGATACCTCGCGTGTTGACTCTCTGACGGACCAGCAACTTTCCGAATTAAACAGGAATTTAATTATTGCGCGTACAGATACAGCTCACGCAAAGGCGCGTTATGAGAGTCTGAATGCTCTTTTAGAAGATGACAGCCCCGATAAAGTGATTGGAAATTTAACAGATAACAGGGTCTTAAATAACCTTCGCAGCCAATATATTGACCTGTCACAACGGGCGTCAAAAATTAAACGAGATCAAGGGAGAGACCATCAGGCATATACCAACCTTGAGAGCCAACTAAACGACATTAAAAATCTAATGACCGACGAATATACGCGCGTCGTTCAGGGCCATAAAAATGAATATGATATCGCACTCTCAAAACAAGAGAAATTACAGGAAGAGTTAGCGGCGGTCACGGATATCTCCCTGTCAGGTCAGCGAGACCAAATTGAATTGCGTGAATTGCAACGCGGCGCCAGCTCAATACAAGAACTTTACACCAAACTTTTGAACAACCTTAATGAACAAGTGCAACGCCAATCCGCTCCTTTTGTTCAAGGACGAGTCATAAGCTACGCCGCTCTTCCCGCTTATGCTAGCTGGCCTAATACGCCGCTTGTATTGATTTTATCTATTTTCCTCGGTGCAACGGCAGGGATTGGTCTCATCTTCTTACGCGAACGGCTCGATAAATATATTCGCAAAGCCGAGGAACTCGAGAAAGCCACCCAGCGCACCTGCCTTGGTATGATTCCAAAGGTCGAGCTGCATAAAGACGAAAGCAAGACACTTCCTTTAGGCACAAAAACATCGCATCGAGACAAGAATCCCTCATTCAATTCAGACGTATTTGATACGATGACCGAGATGTTAGATCAGCAAACCGGCATTGTTTCAGAAGTCATGCGAACGATACAGCTTGCCATTAAGTTCAGTGCGCCACATGAGAAGACCAAGGCGGTTTCTTTTGTCTCTGCTCAACCGGGAGAAGGAAAGTCTACCACCTCTTGTTTTCTCGCCAAACATCTCGCAACAACAGGAGCCAAAGTCGCATTGATTGACTGTGATTTCCGACGCCCGAGTTTGACAAAATTGCTCTTCCCTCAAGCTCAGAGTGGATTTTATGAGTTAGCGCATGCAATGGGTGGGAAAGATAAAAAAGATTTCACCGCTCAGATTGATGCTATTTGCCACGAAACAAACGTAGCGAACCTCTCTTTCATCCCGGCAAAAGGGCTCAGCACCCCGACCACCAACCTGAATTTGGTGGCGTCAGGTCAAATGGATGAATTGATTGCCCGGCTAAAACCAAAATTTGATGTGGTGTTAATTGATCTCCCCGCGATTATGAATATTGCAGATGCGCGTGCAGTAGCCCATTCTATCGATGGTTTTATCTTCCTCGCGCATTGGGGACAAACAAACCCAAATATGGTGCGAAAAGCACTCCTGCGCTCTCCAGAAGTCGCCGAAAAAACCGTCGGATCTTTATTGACACAAGTCGACTCCGAGGCAGTAACGCTCTACGGATATTATGGGTACACAGAAGATGTGGCTTAA
- a CDS encoding polysaccharide biosynthesis/export family protein: protein MLIRSMMAGKLVDTITTCGSSAGRCGGLLLITSFMLSGCGAVPADGPSASSVAEAAGERITGSRDGKSDGNLPFVFIDANDENVDIVSQANGDGYFKEEFTDRRDAADIRIGLGDTIRVTIFEAGSGGLFVPASGSLSSGNFVSIPDQEVDRTGSVTVPYAAKGKDGGVVKVYGRRPIEVQADIEKRLADRAIEPQVVVTIVSRTSNLYSVIGDVNGSGRFNVPQGGIRILDAIGMAGGLSGTDYETLVTLQREGKSVTARILSLLKRPQNNIFVRPNDIISLKKEELYYNVLGAVTESGRVALSEEKVMLADAIARAGGLDIERAEASSVLIYREEKKEVLQGIGAQIESPQLAQRETIPTVYRVNLRDPKGVFIARKLQLHHNDMIYVDNHPIVGTSRILSIVRDLLVVRVIDG, encoded by the coding sequence ATGTTGATACGTAGTATGATGGCAGGCAAATTGGTAGACACTATAACGACTTGTGGTTCTTCTGCAGGGCGATGCGGGGGTTTACTGTTGATAACTTCTTTCATGCTGAGTGGCTGCGGTGCTGTTCCAGCGGATGGACCTTCTGCAAGCTCAGTTGCGGAAGCCGCGGGCGAGCGCATTACCGGTAGTAGGGATGGTAAGTCCGATGGTAACCTTCCTTTCGTATTTATTGATGCCAATGATGAGAATGTCGATATTGTCTCGCAGGCAAATGGCGATGGCTATTTCAAAGAAGAGTTTACCGATCGCCGGGATGCTGCTGATATTCGTATTGGGTTAGGCGACACTATCCGCGTGACTATTTTTGAAGCAGGCTCCGGCGGGTTATTCGTGCCGGCAAGTGGCTCGCTAAGCTCTGGGAATTTCGTTTCCATCCCTGACCAAGAGGTGGACCGTACCGGTAGTGTTACCGTTCCTTATGCTGCTAAAGGTAAAGATGGTGGTGTTGTAAAAGTCTATGGGCGTCGTCCTATCGAAGTGCAGGCAGATATTGAAAAGCGTCTTGCGGATAGAGCCATTGAGCCACAGGTCGTTGTCACGATTGTTAGTCGAACGTCGAATCTTTATTCTGTGATCGGTGATGTGAATGGGTCTGGACGTTTCAACGTACCGCAAGGGGGCATTCGTATCTTGGATGCTATCGGTATGGCGGGTGGTCTTAGCGGTACTGATTATGAAACACTGGTTACGTTGCAGCGTGAGGGTAAGTCGGTGACGGCAAGAATCCTTTCATTGTTGAAGCGACCGCAAAATAACATCTTTGTCCGCCCGAACGATATTATTTCTCTCAAGAAAGAGGAGCTCTATTACAATGTTCTTGGAGCGGTGACGGAGAGTGGCCGTGTCGCGTTGAGTGAAGAGAAAGTTATGTTAGCAGATGCGATTGCGCGAGCTGGTGGGCTGGATATTGAACGTGCTGAAGCAAGTTCGGTGCTGATTTACAGAGAAGAGAAGAAAGAAGTTCTTCAAGGTATTGGGGCGCAAATAGAGAGCCCTCAATTAGCTCAACGCGAGACAATTCCAACGGTTTATCGTGTCAATTTACGCGATCCTAAAGGGGTCTTTATCGCGCGAAAATTACAGTTGCACCATAATGATATGATCTATGTTGATAATCATCCGATTGTAGGAACAAGCCGTATTCTGTCGATTGTACGTGACCTTCTCGTCGTCCGCGTC